In Harpia harpyja isolate bHarHar1 chromosome 8, bHarHar1 primary haplotype, whole genome shotgun sequence, a genomic segment contains:
- the PCNP gene encoding PEST proteolytic signal-containing nuclear protein, with product MADGRAEGEKAKRPQPGGGPEEEAEKPVKTKTVSSSNGGESSSRSAEKRAANEEAEDFTTKPAPAKMSKFGFSIGSQTAKKASAISIKLGANKPKEPVPTLAPKTLSVAAAFNEDEDSEPEEMPPEAKMRMKNIGRDTPTSAGPNSFNKGKHGFSDNQKLWERNIKSHLGNVHDQENN from the exons ATGGCGGACGGCAGAGCTGAGGGGGAGAAGGCGAAGCGGCCGCAGCCCGGAGGAG GACctgaagaagaggcagaaaaaccTGTGAAAACTAAGACTGTTTCTTCCAGTAATGGAGGAGAAAGTTCGAGTCGCAGCGCAGAGAAACGGGCAGCTAATGAAGAAGCTGAAGACTTCACCACAAAGCCTGCTCCTGCCAAAATGTCCAAGTTTGGATTTTCCATAGGCAGTCAGACAGCAAAGAAGGCATCTGCAATATCCATCAAACTAGGAGCAAAT AAGCCTAAAGAGCCTGTTCCAACCCTTGCTCCAAAAACCCTTTccgtagcagcagctttcaatgAAGATGAAGAT AGTGAACCAGAAGAAATGCCTCCAGAAGCCAAGATGCGTATGAAGAACATTGGAAG GGATACACCAACCTCAGCAGGACCAAATTCCTTCAATAAAGGAAAGCATGGTTTTTCTGACAACCAGAAGCTATGGGAACGAAATATAAAATCTCATCTTGGAAATGTCCATGACCAAGAAAATAACTAA